A window of Sporanaerobacter acetigenes DSM 13106 contains these coding sequences:
- the argF gene encoding ornithine carbamoyltransferase: MAYNLKGRNFLTLKDYTPDEIDYLLKLAAELKRQKYAGIRPRNLEGKSVALIFEKPSTRTRCAFTVAAIDEGAHPEYLGKGDIQLGKKESVEDTAKVLGRMFDGIEFRGFKHETVEALAEYSGVPVWNGLTDKYHPTQILADFLTIREHKGYLKGIKLAYIGDGRNNMANSLMIGAAKMGMDFRIVSPKELFPEEELVAEARKIAEENKAKITITKSVEEGVKDADVLYTDVWVSMGEEAHFEERIKLLKPYQINMDMLKMADEEVLFLHCLPAFHDLETEVGKEIYEKYGLKEMEVTDEVFRSKHSVVFDEAENRMHTIKAVMVATLGK, encoded by the coding sequence ATGGCTTACAATTTAAAAGGAAGAAATTTTTTGACATTAAAGGATTACACACCAGATGAGATTGATTATTTATTGAAGTTAGCAGCTGAATTGAAAAGACAAAAATATGCTGGGATTAGACCTAGAAATTTAGAAGGAAAAAGCGTAGCTTTAATTTTTGAAAAACCTTCAACTAGAACTAGATGTGCTTTTACTGTAGCAGCAATAGATGAAGGAGCTCATCCAGAGTATTTAGGAAAAGGCGATATACAATTAGGGAAAAAAGAAAGTGTAGAGGATACTGCAAAAGTATTAGGTAGAATGTTTGATGGTATAGAGTTTAGAGGATTCAAGCATGAAACTGTAGAAGCTCTTGCAGAATATTCTGGTGTTCCGGTTTGGAATGGTCTTACAGACAAATATCATCCAACCCAAATATTGGCGGATTTCTTAACTATTAGAGAACATAAAGGATATTTAAAGGGAATCAAACTTGCTTATATTGGAGATGGAAGAAACAATATGGCAAATTCTTTGATGATTGGTGCTGCAAAAATGGGTATGGACTTTAGAATAGTATCACCAAAAGAATTATTTCCAGAAGAAGAATTGGTAGCAGAAGCAAGAAAAATAGCAGAAGAAAACAAAGCAAAAATAACTATAACAAAATCAGTAGAAGAAGGAGTAAAAGACGCAGATGTCCTATATACAGATGTTTGGGTATCTATGGGAGAAGAAGCTCATTTTGAAGAGAGAATCAAATTACTTAAACCTTATCAAATAAATATGGATATGTTGAAAATGGCAGATGAAGAAGTTTTATTCTTACATTGTCTACCAGCTTTCCACGACTTGGAAACAGAAGTAGGTAAGGAAATATATGAAAAATATGGTTTAAAAGAAATGGAAGTAACAGATGAAGTATTTAGAAGTAAACATTCAGTTGTATTTGATGAAGCCGAAAATAGAATGCATACTATAAAAGCTGTAATGGTGGCTACTTTAGGAAAATAG
- the arcA gene encoding arginine deiminase, translating into MKNPLNVKSEIGKLNTVLLHRPGKELENLVPDCLDRLLFDDIPYLENAIKEHDEFARIFNENGVEVIYLEDLASEAIANGKVREKFIDDFLDESSVVGEGSRETIKEYFDSLSNSELVDKMMAGIRKTEIKNHKIHSLSDMLDCDYPFILDPMPNLYFTRDPFAIVGNGVCINHMRTETRNRETLFAKYIFEYHPKFKDVDIPIWYNRDERYSIEGGDILILNNEVMAVGISQRTDSAAIEKFARNILWSDSGFKTVLAFDIPKKRAFMHLDTVFTMIDYNKFTIHPEIEGPLTVFSITKSVHGKEKLSIEKEESELEDILMKYLKLDKVSLIRCGGGNIVDAAREQWNDGSNTLAIAPGEVIVYGRNYITNRILEDNGIIVHRLDSSELVRGRGGPRCMSMPFSREDI; encoded by the coding sequence TTGAAAAATCCATTGAATGTAAAATCTGAAATTGGAAAATTAAATACTGTGTTGTTACATCGTCCAGGAAAAGAACTGGAAAATTTGGTACCAGATTGTTTAGATAGGCTATTGTTTGATGACATACCTTATCTTGAAAATGCGATTAAGGAGCATGACGAATTTGCTAGAATATTTAATGAGAACGGAGTAGAAGTAATATATTTAGAGGATTTGGCAAGCGAAGCAATTGCAAATGGGAAAGTGAGAGAAAAGTTTATTGACGATTTTCTTGATGAATCAAGTGTTGTTGGTGAAGGAAGTAGGGAAACAATAAAAGAATATTTTGACAGTTTATCAAATAGTGAACTTGTTGACAAAATGATGGCAGGAATTAGAAAAACTGAAATCAAGAATCATAAAATTCATTCTTTATCTGATATGCTTGATTGCGATTATCCATTTATATTAGATCCTATGCCAAATTTGTATTTTACAAGGGATCCTTTTGCTATAGTTGGAAATGGTGTTTGCATAAATCATATGAGGACAGAGACTAGAAATCGAGAAACTCTTTTTGCAAAATATATTTTTGAATATCATCCAAAATTTAAAGACGTAGATATTCCTATTTGGTATAATAGGGATGAAAGGTATTCTATTGAAGGCGGAGACATCTTGATATTAAACAATGAAGTCATGGCAGTTGGTATCTCACAGAGAACTGATTCAGCAGCTATTGAAAAATTTGCTAGAAACATATTGTGGTCAGATAGTGGCTTTAAAACTGTTCTAGCTTTTGACATTCCTAAAAAGAGAGCTTTTATGCATCTTGATACAGTATTTACTATGATTGATTATAACAAATTTACTATACATCCAGAAATAGAAGGACCATTAACTGTATTTTCTATTACTAAAAGTGTACATGGCAAAGAAAAATTATCTATAGAAAAAGAAGAAAGCGAATTAGAAGATATACTCATGAAATATTTGAAATTGGACAAAGTATCTTTAATAAGATGTGGTGGTGGAAATATTGTAGATGCAGCCAGAGAACAATGGAATGATGGATCGAATACTTTGGCTATTGCTCCAGGAGAAGTGATTGTTTATGGAAGAAATTATATTACAAATAGGATTTTAGAGGACAATGGCATTATAGTTCATAGATTGGACAGTTCTGAATTAGTGAGGGGACGTGGAGGTCCAAGATGTATGAGTATGCCTTTTTCGAGAGAAGATATTTAA
- the arcC gene encoding carbamate kinase: MEKIVVALGGNALQASGKPATAEAQLEVVKDTTRYIADLIGEGYKVVIAHGNGPQVGRIVLQNEAANDITPAMPFDVCGAMSQGMIGYHIQQALKNELQKRGNKKAVSTIVTQVVVDKEDSAFKNPTKPIGPFYTEEEANLLKKEKGYDIVEDAGRGFRRVVASPIPKRIVEIDTVETLVDSGAVVITVGGGGIPVIEENGELKGVAAVIDKDLASEKLAEDLDADTLLILTAVDKISLNFRKPNQVDLDDITVAEAKKYIEEGHFASGSMLPKVEAAIKFAESKKGRVAIIASLDNCLEAVKGKQGTRISM, from the coding sequence TTGGAAAAAATAGTAGTAGCATTGGGAGGAAACGCCCTACAAGCATCAGGAAAGCCAGCAACAGCTGAAGCTCAACTTGAAGTAGTTAAAGATACTACTAGATATATTGCCGATTTAATAGGCGAAGGATACAAAGTAGTTATTGCTCATGGAAATGGACCCCAAGTGGGTAGAATAGTCCTCCAAAATGAAGCGGCAAATGATATCACTCCAGCAATGCCTTTTGATGTGTGTGGCGCAATGAGTCAGGGAATGATAGGATATCATATACAACAAGCATTAAAAAATGAGTTGCAAAAAAGAGGCAATAAAAAAGCAGTTTCAACAATTGTGACTCAAGTTGTAGTAGATAAAGAAGACAGTGCTTTTAAGAATCCTACGAAACCTATTGGACCATTTTATACAGAAGAGGAAGCAAATTTACTCAAGAAAGAAAAAGGCTATGATATAGTAGAAGATGCTGGAAGAGGATTTAGAAGAGTAGTAGCTTCACCAATTCCTAAACGAATAGTTGAAATAGACACAGTTGAAACTCTTGTAGATTCTGGTGCTGTTGTCATAACTGTTGGAGGCGGTGGAATACCTGTTATAGAAGAAAATGGTGAATTAAAGGGAGTAGCTGCAGTTATAGATAAAGATTTGGCAAGTGAAAAATTAGCCGAAGATCTTGATGCAGATACGCTTTTAATACTTACGGCAGTTGATAAAATTTCTTTAAATTTTAGGAAGCCAAATCAAGTAGATTTAGATGATATAACAGTTGCTGAAGCTAAAAAATATATTGAAGAAGGTCATTTTGCAAGTGGAAGCATGCTTCCAAAAGTAGAAGCAGCTATAAAATTTGCTGAATCTAAAAAAGGCAGAGTAGCTATTATAGCTTCATTAGACAATTGCCTAGAAGCTGTAAAGGGAAAACAAGGTACAAGAATTTCTATGTAA
- a CDS encoding alanyl-tRNA editing protein codes for MTEKIYLKNPYITEINARIIEKKYNNNKFHLKLDRTIFYPNLAGGQPRDKGTINGIEVIDTYEENNDIIHIINENIDNSKVQLSIDWDTRLDHMQQHTGQHLLSSVFYKLYSAETVGFHIGEDCVYIDITLPKLEREDIKRVEIVANKIIYSNFSINTYIVQKNDLTKIPLREKPIVDSNIRIVEIDEIDYSPCCGTHHRNTGEIGMIKIRKWEKYKGNTRVEFVCGNRALKNYSQINSQINDISDLLSTKDTDVYEKIEKLYTQKEELEKENIALKKELLKYRCEKLINKEEF; via the coding sequence ATGACAGAAAAAATATATCTCAAAAATCCATATATAACTGAAATAAATGCAAGAATAATAGAAAAAAAATATAATAACAACAAATTTCATTTAAAACTTGATAGAACTATATTTTATCCAAACCTTGCCGGTGGACAACCTAGAGATAAAGGAACTATAAATGGTATAGAAGTAATAGACACATATGAGGAAAATAATGATATCATTCATATAATCAACGAAAATATAGACAACAGCAAAGTTCAGTTGTCTATAGATTGGGATACCAGATTAGATCATATGCAGCAGCATACAGGTCAGCATCTCCTTTCTTCAGTATTTTATAAACTATACAGTGCAGAAACTGTAGGTTTTCATATTGGAGAAGATTGTGTGTACATTGACATTACTCTACCCAAATTAGAACGTGAAGATATAAAACGAGTAGAAATTGTTGCGAACAAAATTATCTATTCAAACTTTTCAATAAATACTTATATTGTTCAAAAAAATGATTTGACTAAAATACCATTACGAGAAAAACCTATTGTAGATTCAAATATTAGAATTGTAGAAATAGATGAAATAGATTATTCTCCTTGTTGTGGCACTCATCATAGAAATACAGGAGAAATAGGTATGATAAAAATAAGAAAGTGGGAAAAATACAAAGGAAATACTAGAGTTGAATTTGTCTGTGGAAACAGAGCTTTAAAGAACTACTCACAAATAAATTCACAAATAAATGATATTTCTGATCTTCTTTCTACAAAAGATACAGATGTATATGAAAAAATAGAAAAACTTTACACTCAAAAAGAAGAATTAGAAAAAGAAAACATTGCTCTTAAAAAAGAACTCTTGAAATACAGATGTGAAAAACTCATAAATAAAGAGGAGTTTTAG